The Cryptosporangium aurantiacum genome has a window encoding:
- a CDS encoding hydantoinase B/oxoprolinase family protein has protein sequence MAQILETTTEPVNAVDVDPVTLDIIENALRNARYEMDEVLFRTALSPGIREQHDEFPLIGDPSGRMVVGQFGLSIPALLDRYEGTIGEGDVLLTSDPYSCDGAISHANDWLVVMPIYVDGRVVGWSSMFGHMSDVGGKTVSSMPTDAHTIYEEGVVIPPFKLYAGGVLNEDALRIILNQVRQPDWNRADLNGIVAACRTASRRIQELCERFGVDTYVSALDALLQRNYEAMKTLLTTIFEDGETISFTDYICDDGVGHGPYELKLSLTRTGEKVLLDFTGSSPQSPGPINYYLNENLARMFFGIYLITVADPQILWNDGFYPLVDVHIPDGTFWKPRHPAALNARNHGVGRIFDLFGGLLGQKNPDLLNAAGFSSSPHFMYSGHYVDGDRAGEWFQLYSIGFGGIPGRPIGDGPDGHSLWPSFVNIPCEYLESYYPLRIERWETVPDTGGAGLHRGGNGVDVAYRFLQPGTIAIHDDRWLTYPWGVNGGDPGARGRKWIDRADGTTEVLPSKIHDVAVGVGDVLHFVTWGGGGWGDPLARDPALVALEVRRGLVSAEGAARYGVVLDPSGAVDGPATDTARAELRATRPEAGVFDMGPPLATILANCEAETGLPAPRPPAEAARAVTSE, from the coding sequence ATGGCCCAGATCCTCGAGACCACCACCGAACCGGTGAACGCGGTCGACGTCGACCCGGTGACGCTCGACATCATCGAGAACGCGCTGCGCAACGCCCGGTACGAGATGGACGAAGTGCTGTTCCGCACCGCGCTGTCGCCGGGCATCCGCGAGCAGCACGACGAGTTCCCGCTGATCGGCGACCCGTCCGGCCGGATGGTCGTCGGGCAGTTCGGACTGTCGATCCCCGCGCTGCTCGACCGCTACGAAGGCACGATCGGCGAGGGCGACGTGCTGCTCACGTCCGACCCGTACTCCTGCGACGGCGCGATCAGCCACGCCAACGACTGGCTGGTCGTGATGCCGATCTACGTGGACGGCCGGGTCGTCGGCTGGTCGTCGATGTTCGGGCACATGTCCGACGTCGGGGGCAAGACCGTCAGCTCGATGCCGACCGACGCGCACACGATCTACGAGGAGGGCGTGGTCATCCCGCCCTTCAAGCTCTACGCGGGTGGCGTGCTCAACGAGGACGCGCTGCGCATCATCCTCAACCAGGTGCGGCAGCCGGACTGGAACCGGGCCGACCTCAACGGGATCGTCGCCGCCTGCCGCACCGCGTCCCGCCGGATCCAGGAACTGTGCGAGCGGTTCGGCGTCGACACGTACGTCTCCGCGCTCGACGCGCTGCTGCAGCGCAACTACGAGGCGATGAAGACGCTGCTCACCACGATCTTCGAAGACGGCGAGACGATCAGCTTCACCGACTACATCTGCGACGACGGCGTCGGCCACGGACCGTACGAGCTGAAGCTCTCGCTGACCCGGACCGGCGAGAAGGTGCTGCTGGACTTCACCGGTTCCTCGCCGCAGTCGCCGGGACCGATCAACTACTACCTGAACGAGAACCTGGCCCGGATGTTCTTCGGCATCTACCTGATCACGGTGGCCGATCCGCAGATCCTCTGGAACGACGGTTTCTACCCGCTGGTCGACGTCCACATCCCGGACGGGACGTTCTGGAAGCCACGGCATCCGGCGGCCCTCAACGCCCGCAACCACGGCGTCGGACGGATCTTCGACCTGTTCGGCGGACTGCTCGGCCAGAAGAACCCGGACCTTCTCAACGCGGCGGGTTTCTCGTCGTCGCCGCACTTCATGTACTCGGGGCACTACGTCGACGGCGACCGGGCCGGTGAGTGGTTCCAGCTGTACTCGATCGGGTTCGGCGGCATCCCCGGGCGGCCGATCGGCGACGGGCCGGACGGTCACTCGCTCTGGCCGTCGTTCGTCAACATCCCGTGCGAATACCTGGAGTCGTACTACCCGCTGCGGATCGAACGCTGGGAGACCGTGCCGGACACCGGCGGCGCCGGACTGCACCGCGGCGGCAACGGCGTCGACGTCGCGTACCGTTTCCTGCAGCCGGGCACGATCGCGATCCACGACGACCGCTGGCTCACGTACCCGTGGGGCGTCAACGGCGGTGACCCGGGGGCCCGGGGACGGAAGTGGATCGACCGGGCGGACGGCACCACCGAAGTGCTGCCGTCGAAGATCCACGACGTCGCAGTCGGCGTCGGCGACGTGCTGCACTTCGTGACCTGGGGCGGCGGCGGGTGGGGTGATCCGCTCGCCCGGGATCCCGCGCTGGTCGCGCTGGAGGTGCGGCGCGGGCTCGTGTCCGCGGAGGGCGCCGCGCGGTACGGCGTCGTGCTGGATCCGTCCGGCGCGGTCGACGGGCCGGCCACCGACACCGCGCGGGCGGAGTTGCGGGCCACCCGGCCCGAGGCGGGCGTGTTCGACATGGGCCCGCCGCTGGCCACGATCCTGGCGAACTGTGAGGCGGAGACCGGCCTGCCCGCCCCGCGGCCGCCCGCCGAGGCGGCGCGCGCCGTCACGTCCGAATAG
- a CDS encoding cytochrome P450 — protein MSTVSATAREYDPIDISSLDFWSTTAVDRERTFAVLREQRPVSWHPMPESGLLDQPDDPGFWAVVRHADIVEVSRRNDVFVSGRGVMFGNVPEELLEMSQSFLAMDPPRHTTIRKLVSAAFTARQIARIEDQIAANARAIVAELTERLAAGGDVDFVTHCASKLPIRTLAQMMGIPESDWDAVVTHANTLVSVADPQFLGDRDPIAVLLESLFALHQEAQELAARRRVEPRDDLMTALVQAEVDGARLTDAEIAAFFVLLSVAGNDTTRQTTSHAMRALTLFPEQREWLLADFDARIGGAVEEFVRWASPVMTFRRTASAPFVLHGQEVAAGDKVVMFYASGNWDTAVFDAPDRFNLARKPNPHVAFGGGGAHYCLGSNVAKVQLRCLFRELLHQLPTLRAGEPEYVAGAFIHAVRTMPCEL, from the coding sequence ATGAGTACAGTCAGCGCGACCGCCCGCGAGTACGACCCGATCGACATCAGCTCGCTGGACTTCTGGTCGACCACGGCGGTCGACCGGGAGCGCACGTTCGCGGTCTTGCGCGAACAGCGCCCGGTCTCCTGGCACCCGATGCCGGAGAGCGGCCTGCTCGACCAGCCGGACGACCCGGGTTTCTGGGCGGTGGTGCGGCACGCCGACATCGTCGAGGTGAGCCGCCGCAACGACGTGTTCGTGTCCGGCCGGGGCGTGATGTTCGGCAACGTTCCCGAGGAACTCCTCGAGATGTCGCAGTCGTTCCTCGCGATGGACCCGCCCCGGCACACCACGATCCGCAAGCTGGTCAGCGCCGCGTTCACCGCGCGCCAGATCGCGCGGATCGAGGACCAGATCGCCGCCAACGCCCGCGCGATCGTCGCCGAGCTCACCGAGCGCTTAGCGGCGGGCGGCGACGTCGACTTCGTGACGCACTGCGCGTCCAAGCTGCCGATCCGGACGCTCGCCCAGATGATGGGCATCCCGGAGTCCGACTGGGACGCGGTGGTGACGCACGCGAACACGCTGGTGTCGGTCGCCGACCCGCAGTTCCTCGGTGACCGCGACCCGATCGCGGTGCTGCTCGAGTCGTTGTTCGCGCTGCACCAGGAGGCCCAGGAACTGGCTGCCCGCCGCCGGGTGGAGCCGCGTGACGACCTGATGACCGCGCTGGTGCAGGCCGAGGTGGACGGTGCCCGGCTCACCGACGCCGAGATCGCCGCGTTCTTCGTCCTGCTGTCGGTCGCCGGCAACGACACCACCCGGCAGACGACGAGCCACGCGATGCGCGCGCTGACGCTCTTCCCGGAGCAGCGGGAGTGGCTGCTCGCCGACTTCGACGCCCGGATCGGCGGCGCGGTCGAGGAGTTCGTCCGCTGGGCGAGCCCGGTGATGACGTTCCGCCGCACCGCCTCGGCACCGTTCGTGCTGCACGGGCAGGAGGTCGCCGCCGGCGACAAGGTCGTGATGTTCTACGCGTCGGGCAACTGGGACACCGCGGTGTTCGACGCACCCGACCGGTTCAACCTGGCGCGGAAGCCGAACCCGCACGTGGCGTTCGGCGGCGGTGGTGCGCACTACTGCCTGGGCAGCAACGTCGCGAAGGTCCAGTTACGGTGCCTGTTCCGGGAGTTGCTGCACCAGCTTCCGACGCTCCGGGCCGGCGAGCCGGAGTACGTGGCCGGCGCGTTCATCCACGCGGTCCGCACGATGCCCTGCGAACTCTGA
- a CDS encoding maleylpyruvate isomerase family mycothiol-dependent enzyme — translation MSTPDAEALTRIAALRASHDRLRAVAAPLTPDQVRRPGYPSEWTIAQVLSHLGSGAEINGLIFDAGVAGTDPPKQEDFQAIWAVWDAKTPDAQAADVLTADARLVEKIEALDADQRASATFAVWSGPTDIAGFVSSRLSEHAVHVWDVEVMLDPSATVHPAAVGLVLDVAQKLVGFAGKPGPAGRIHVTVTDPDREYALVLGDAVALEPWGGGESTGSLELPAEAFLRLLYGRLDPAHSPSVTAENVDLDALRAVFPGF, via the coding sequence ATGAGCACTCCCGACGCCGAGGCCCTCACCCGTATCGCGGCCCTCCGTGCTTCCCACGACCGGCTCCGCGCGGTCGCCGCGCCGCTCACCCCGGACCAGGTCCGCCGCCCCGGCTACCCGTCCGAGTGGACGATCGCCCAGGTTCTGTCGCACCTCGGCTCCGGCGCCGAGATCAACGGTCTGATCTTCGACGCCGGGGTGGCCGGCACCGATCCGCCGAAGCAGGAGGACTTCCAGGCGATCTGGGCGGTCTGGGACGCCAAGACCCCGGACGCGCAGGCCGCCGACGTCCTCACCGCCGACGCGCGTCTCGTCGAGAAGATCGAAGCGCTCGACGCGGACCAGCGCGCCTCGGCCACGTTCGCGGTCTGGAGCGGCCCGACCGACATCGCCGGGTTCGTCTCCTCCCGGCTGTCCGAGCACGCCGTGCACGTCTGGGACGTCGAGGTGATGCTCGACCCGTCCGCGACCGTGCACCCCGCCGCCGTCGGCCTCGTGCTCGACGTCGCCCAAAAGCTTGTTGGTTTCGCGGGCAAGCCCGGCCCGGCCGGGCGTATTCACGTCACGGTCACCGACCCGGACCGCGAATACGCACTGGTCCTCGGCGACGCGGTCGCGCTCGAGCCGTGGGGCGGCGGCGAGAGCACCGGCTCGCTCGAGCTTCCGGCCGAGGCATTCCTCCGGCTGCTCTACGGCCGCCTCGACCCGGCCCACAGCCCCTCGGTCACGGCGGAAAACGTCGATCTGGACGCTTTGCGCGCGGTCTTCCCGGGGTTCTAA
- a CDS encoding MFS transporter, whose protein sequence is MFLTYLAGTAASAIAGRLADRVGRPPVLAVSIGLMAVGLLLTLPPWLPTVALGLLVFTAGFFAAHSTASGWAPVVGSARPATASALYVFAYYAGSSVFGSVVGLGWHAGGWMLTVVLIEALVLLAAAASLVVTRRMRPHPKPAPAPALPAPALAADGLAAGRGERRRRRLTVTP, encoded by the coding sequence GTGTTCCTCACCTACCTGGCCGGGACCGCCGCGTCCGCGATCGCCGGGCGCCTGGCCGACCGTGTCGGGCGCCCGCCGGTGCTGGCGGTGTCGATCGGGCTGATGGCCGTCGGGCTGCTGCTGACGCTGCCGCCCTGGCTGCCGACCGTGGCGCTCGGCCTGCTGGTGTTCACCGCGGGGTTCTTCGCCGCGCACTCGACCGCGAGCGGATGGGCGCCGGTGGTCGGTTCGGCGCGTCCGGCGACCGCGAGCGCGCTGTACGTGTTCGCGTACTACGCCGGGTCGAGCGTGTTCGGCTCGGTGGTCGGCCTCGGCTGGCACGCGGGGGGATGGATGCTCACGGTCGTGCTGATCGAGGCGCTGGTGCTCCTCGCGGCCGCCGCGAGCCTCGTCGTCACCCGCCGCATGCGCCCGCACCCGAAACCGGCCCCCGCGCCCGCGCTGCCCGCGCCCGCGCTGGCTGCGGACGGGCTCGCGGCGGGGCGCGGAGAACGGCGCCGTCGGCGTCTTACAGTGACCCCATGA
- a CDS encoding SIS domain-containing protein, translating into MDATAREIASQPDVWERGLSLADEARAVLAAPGERTLILGCGTSWFVAQSLAELREAADLGETDAVCASEYVPRRRYDRVVAITRSGTSTEVLDALRVVPAGTRRVAVTAVTGEAVDDLVDDRLLLDFADETSVVQTRFPTTVLAAARAAYGEDLTGLLADGRDALAAPLPVDPAAVDHLVFLGTGWTVGLAHEAALKAREAAQAWSESYPARDYRHGPVAVAGERSLVWSFGAVPASLDDVARSAGATPYRDTRDPLAQLVLAQRFAVALAAHRGLDPDQPRLLTRSVVLTA; encoded by the coding sequence ATGGACGCCACCGCACGTGAGATCGCCAGCCAGCCCGACGTCTGGGAACGCGGGCTGTCGCTGGCCGACGAGGCCCGCGCCGTACTCGCCGCCCCCGGCGAGCGGACGCTGATCCTGGGCTGCGGCACGTCCTGGTTCGTCGCGCAGAGCCTCGCCGAGCTGCGGGAAGCCGCGGATCTCGGCGAGACCGACGCGGTCTGCGCCTCGGAGTACGTGCCCCGGCGGCGGTACGACCGGGTCGTCGCGATCACCCGCTCGGGCACCTCGACGGAGGTGCTGGACGCGCTGCGCGTGGTGCCGGCCGGAACCCGTCGCGTGGCGGTCACCGCGGTCACCGGCGAGGCCGTCGACGACCTGGTGGACGACCGGCTCCTGCTGGACTTCGCCGACGAGACCAGCGTCGTCCAAACGCGTTTTCCGACCACCGTGCTGGCCGCCGCCCGCGCGGCCTACGGCGAGGACCTCACCGGGCTGCTCGCCGACGGGCGGGACGCGCTCGCCGCACCCCTCCCGGTCGACCCGGCGGCCGTCGACCACCTGGTGTTCCTCGGCACCGGCTGGACCGTCGGCCTGGCGCACGAGGCCGCGCTCAAGGCGCGAGAGGCGGCGCAGGCCTGGTCGGAGTCGTATCCGGCCCGCGACTACCGGCACGGTCCGGTGGCGGTGGCCGGCGAGCGCAGCCTCGTCTGGTCGTTCGGTGCGGTGCCCGCGAGCCTCGACGACGTCGCCCGCTCGGCCGGTGCCACTCCGTACCGGGACACCCGCGACCCGCTTGCCCAACTCGTCCTCGCCCAGCGGTTTGCGGTCGCGCTCGCCGCGCACCGCGGGCTCGACCCCGACCAGCCCCGACTCCTCACCCGATCGGTCGTCCTGACCGCCTGA
- a CDS encoding alpha-glucosidase/alpha-galactosidase: MTVITFLGAGSVVFTRELLADLLSFDELRGVTLALHDIDPERLETAEAIAHRTAEQLGAHPTILATLDRRRALQNADYVINAIQVGMHAATVRDFEIPAKYGLRQTIGDTLGVGGIFRALRTFPVLKSIADDMRELCPNALLLNYTNPMAMNVAYLAAIAPDLNTVGLCHSVYWTVHDLCELVGVPLEEVDYTGAGVNHQAWLLNWEHHGESLYPKLDALLATDEQLRRRVRMDLYARLGYFPTETSEHSSEYVPWYLHDDAEIERLRIPVGDYLRISEDNLREYARTRADVLAGKPLDLHRDATEYAPQVIHSMETGTLRRIHGNVANHGLISNLPEGYAVEVPCVVDRLGVRPERVGALPPQCAAVNRPFVSVGELTVRAALDGDPRLVRQAAMVDPNTAATLPLDRIWELCDELTAAHGDLLPEALRAS, translated from the coding sequence ATGACCGTGATCACGTTCCTCGGCGCGGGCAGCGTCGTGTTCACCCGCGAGCTGCTGGCCGACCTGCTGTCCTTCGACGAGTTGCGGGGCGTCACGCTCGCGCTGCACGACATCGACCCCGAACGGCTGGAGACCGCCGAGGCGATCGCGCACCGCACCGCCGAGCAGCTCGGTGCGCACCCGACGATCCTGGCCACCCTCGACCGGCGCCGCGCCTTGCAGAACGCCGACTACGTCATCAACGCGATCCAGGTCGGGATGCACGCGGCGACCGTCCGCGACTTCGAGATCCCGGCGAAGTACGGGCTGCGCCAGACGATCGGCGACACGCTCGGCGTCGGCGGGATCTTTCGGGCACTGCGCACCTTTCCGGTCCTCAAGAGCATCGCGGACGACATGCGCGAACTCTGCCCGAACGCACTCCTGCTCAACTACACGAACCCGATGGCGATGAACGTGGCCTACCTGGCCGCCATCGCCCCGGACCTGAACACCGTAGGGCTGTGCCACTCGGTCTACTGGACCGTCCACGACCTCTGCGAGCTGGTCGGCGTCCCGCTCGAGGAGGTCGACTACACCGGCGCCGGCGTCAACCACCAGGCCTGGCTCCTGAACTGGGAACACCACGGCGAGAGCCTGTACCCGAAGCTGGACGCCCTGCTGGCAACCGACGAGCAGCTCCGGCGCCGCGTCCGGATGGACCTGTACGCACGACTCGGCTACTTCCCCACCGAGACCAGCGAGCACTCGTCCGAGTACGTCCCCTGGTACCTGCACGACGACGCCGAGATCGAGCGGCTGCGCATCCCGGTCGGCGACTACCTGCGGATCAGCGAGGACAACCTGCGCGAGTACGCGCGCACCCGCGCCGACGTGCTCGCCGGCAAACCGCTCGACCTGCATCGGGACGCCACCGAGTACGCGCCGCAGGTCATCCACAGCATGGAAACCGGCACGCTGCGACGGATCCACGGCAACGTCGCGAACCACGGCCTGATCAGCAACCTGCCCGAGGGGTACGCGGTCGAGGTCCCGTGCGTCGTCGACCGGCTCGGCGTCCGCCCGGAGCGCGTCGGCGCGCTGCCGCCGCAGTGCGCGGCGGTCAACCGGCCGTTCGTGAGCGTCGGAGAACTCACGGTGCGGGCCGCGCTCGACGGCGACCCCCGACTCGTCCGGCAGGCCGCGATGGTCGACCCGAACACCGCCGCCACGCTGCCGCTCGACCGGATCTGGGAGCTCTGCGACGAGCTGACCGCCGCCCACGGCGACCTGCTCCCCGAAGCGTTGCGCGCATCCTAG
- a CDS encoding ArsR/SmtB family transcription factor produces MSAPTGDELVSLMAALASPHRVRILAALAEGRTYVSELARRLQMNRPLLYMHLQKLEAAGLVTGELVTAPDGSSVKYVEAVPFTVALTLDAIALAAQSLTGPAPAAEREK; encoded by the coding sequence ATGAGCGCGCCGACCGGCGACGAGCTGGTGTCGCTGATGGCCGCGCTGGCCAGCCCGCACCGGGTGCGGATCCTTGCCGCCCTGGCCGAGGGGCGGACCTACGTCAGCGAGTTGGCGCGGCGGCTGCAGATGAACCGGCCCCTGCTCTACATGCACCTGCAGAAGCTGGAAGCGGCCGGTCTGGTGACCGGCGAACTGGTGACCGCACCCGACGGCAGCTCGGTGAAGTACGTCGAGGCCGTGCCGTTCACGGTGGCCTTGACCTTGGACGCGATCGCGCTGGCCGCGCAGAGCCTGACCGGCCCGGCGCCCGCCGCAGAACGGGAGAAATGA
- a CDS encoding isochorismatase family protein, whose amino-acid sequence MSELSEDYADAGFGRPLDWGTSPAVLVIDMVRAYFQPGAELYLGSRACLDSAARIVTTARGAGVPVIVTRVAYAADGADGGLFYRKVGALRHFAAGAPGGLGEVMPEVAPQPGDVVVTKQYASAFFGTSLAATLASRRIDTLVLCGVSTSGCVRATAVDAISSGYVPIVVREAVGDRDPRPHEANLFDLAAKYAEVWSEADVVRHLTRA is encoded by the coding sequence GTGAGCGAGCTGTCGGAAGACTATGCCGACGCCGGGTTCGGGCGTCCGCTCGACTGGGGGACGTCGCCCGCGGTCCTGGTCATCGACATGGTCCGCGCGTACTTCCAGCCGGGCGCCGAGCTGTACCTGGGTTCGCGCGCGTGCCTGGACTCCGCCGCCCGCATAGTCACCACCGCCCGGGGGGCAGGCGTCCCGGTGATCGTCACCCGCGTCGCGTACGCGGCCGACGGCGCCGACGGCGGCCTGTTCTACCGCAAGGTCGGCGCGCTCCGGCACTTCGCCGCCGGGGCTCCCGGCGGCCTCGGTGAAGTGATGCCCGAGGTCGCGCCGCAGCCCGGTGACGTCGTCGTCACCAAGCAGTACGCCAGCGCGTTCTTCGGGACGTCGCTGGCCGCGACCCTGGCGTCCCGGCGTATCGACACGCTGGTGCTCTGCGGCGTCAGCACCAGCGGATGCGTCCGGGCGACCGCCGTGGACGCGATCTCGTCCGGCTACGTTCCGATCGTCGTCCGGGAGGCCGTCGGCGATCGCGACCCGCGCCCGCACGAGGCCAACCTGTTCGACCTCGCCGCGAAGTACGCCGAGGTCTGGTCCGAAGCGGACGTCGTCCGTCACCTCACCCGCGCCTGA
- a CDS encoding DeoR/GlpR family DNA-binding transcription regulator, producing MSLRRAERVSAILERLAADGSVDAGALAGEFAVSAATIRRDLQVLEDQKLLSRTHGGAVAVDVAYELPVRYRVGQNRDEKALVARCAAALLPKGPLTLGLTGGTTTHMLARLLAERVDLTVVTNALNIASELALRPRLKLIMTGGVSRTQSYELVGPIADRALESLNIQVAVVGVDGISARGGLTTHDEIEAHTDACLIRRADRVIVVADGSKVGRVNLAGICPITDVSVLVTDSTADPAGVDAIRRGGTEVIIATP from the coding sequence GTGTCGCTACGCCGGGCCGAGCGTGTTTCGGCCATCCTGGAGCGGCTGGCCGCCGACGGCTCGGTCGACGCCGGTGCGCTGGCCGGGGAGTTCGCGGTCTCCGCGGCGACTATCCGCCGTGATCTGCAGGTTCTGGAGGACCAGAAGCTGCTGTCGCGGACGCACGGCGGCGCGGTGGCGGTGGACGTCGCCTACGAGCTCCCGGTGCGGTACCGGGTCGGGCAGAACCGGGACGAGAAGGCGCTCGTCGCCCGGTGCGCGGCGGCGCTGCTGCCGAAGGGGCCGCTGACGCTCGGGCTGACCGGCGGCACGACCACGCACATGCTGGCTCGCCTGCTGGCCGAGCGGGTGGACCTCACGGTCGTGACGAACGCGCTGAACATCGCGTCCGAGCTCGCACTGCGACCGCGGCTGAAGCTGATCATGACCGGCGGGGTGTCGCGGACCCAGTCCTACGAGCTGGTCGGGCCGATCGCCGACCGCGCGCTGGAGAGCCTGAACATCCAGGTCGCGGTCGTCGGCGTCGACGGGATCAGCGCCCGCGGCGGCCTGACCACCCACGACGAGATCGAGGCGCACACCGACGCGTGTCTGATCCGCCGCGCCGACCGGGTGATCGTGGTGGCCGACGGGTCGAAGGTCGGCCGGGTCAACCTGGCCGGGATCTGCCCGATCACCGACGTCTCGGTGCTGGTCACCGACTCCACGGCCGACCCGGCCGGCGTCGACGCGATCCGCCGCGGCGGCACCGAGGTGATCATCGCGACGCCGTGA
- a CDS encoding serine hydrolase domain-containing protein, giving the protein MTTWKQALRSGLAGCLIALTLVAAPIPAGAAASVGELASGEQYLRAYMDQVEAPGLAYAVIRGDEVLRQGAWGVDGDGRPMTTRTPFLLGSTSKSFTALAVAQLAEAGRVDLDTPASTYLPWLRLGNANTARTVTVRQLLTHTSGLPQVWSTDLTDRYDNRSDGLVRSVRDLAGLRPTAAVGQTYEYSDANYLILGALVEAVTGDTFGEYLRRHVLGPLRMTRSAATADEADAVGIPAGHRYYFGRPQRFAAPFDTAGVPYGFLAASLEDLSHYTIAQLNGGRYGDARVLGPEATARMQTGTVDAGHGTYGFGWRNSTLDGVGTRIVWHAGATPDYFTHVVLAPDSDLAVILMTNIYGLPMDGPLSAGAFNLTRILHGGTPAAATADPIHTWTLAGLLGVAAVLLVVLTWSWIRPVRAWRRGSPGSPGRSRGRTIVTTSAWVLGCAGLAAVAAWTVPSFWKGAGLAKLQLWAPDIGHAIGAVVALSAVLALTRLGLGVHALITARPGSDPRVPIGRNRPTAR; this is encoded by the coding sequence ATGACGACCTGGAAGCAAGCACTCCGATCGGGCCTGGCCGGCTGCCTGATCGCGCTGACGCTGGTGGCCGCTCCGATTCCGGCCGGCGCCGCGGCGTCGGTCGGCGAACTGGCCAGTGGCGAGCAGTACCTCCGCGCCTACATGGATCAGGTCGAAGCCCCCGGGTTGGCGTACGCGGTGATCCGCGGCGACGAGGTGCTCCGGCAGGGCGCCTGGGGCGTCGACGGGGACGGCCGGCCGATGACCACCCGGACGCCGTTCCTGCTCGGGTCGACGAGCAAGTCGTTCACCGCCTTGGCGGTGGCGCAACTGGCCGAAGCCGGCCGCGTCGACCTCGACACCCCGGCGTCCACGTACCTGCCGTGGCTGCGGCTGGGCAACGCGAACACCGCGCGGACGGTCACCGTCCGCCAGCTGCTGACCCACACCAGCGGCCTCCCGCAGGTCTGGAGCACGGACCTGACCGACCGCTACGACAACCGCTCCGATGGGCTGGTCCGATCCGTGCGCGACCTGGCCGGCCTGCGACCCACGGCCGCCGTCGGGCAGACCTACGAGTACAGCGACGCCAACTACCTGATTCTCGGCGCGCTCGTCGAGGCCGTCACCGGCGACACGTTCGGCGAGTACCTGCGCCGCCACGTCCTCGGCCCGCTGCGGATGACGCGGTCCGCGGCCACCGCCGACGAGGCCGACGCGGTCGGCATCCCGGCCGGGCACCGCTACTACTTCGGCCGTCCGCAGCGTTTCGCCGCGCCGTTCGACACGGCCGGAGTGCCGTACGGCTTCCTCGCCGCCAGCCTCGAGGACCTGTCCCATTACACGATCGCGCAGCTCAACGGCGGCCGCTACGGCGACGCGCGGGTTCTCGGCCCGGAGGCCACGGCCCGGATGCAGACCGGAACCGTGGACGCCGGTCACGGCACCTACGGGTTCGGGTGGAGAAACAGCACTCTGGACGGTGTCGGCACGCGCATCGTCTGGCACGCCGGCGCGACCCCGGACTACTTCACCCACGTGGTGCTCGCCCCCGACTCGGACCTCGCCGTGATCCTGATGACCAACATCTACGGTCTGCCGATGGACGGGCCGTTGAGCGCCGGGGCGTTCAACCTCACCCGCATCCTGCACGGCGGCACACCCGCGGCCGCCACCGCGGACCCGATCCATACCTGGACCCTGGCCGGGTTGCTCGGCGTCGCCGCGGTGCTGCTCGTCGTCCTGACCTGGTCCTGGATCCGGCCGGTCCGGGCGTGGCGGCGCGGCTCCCCCGGTTCACCGGGCCGTTCCCGCGGCCGGACGATCGTCACGACCAGCGCGTGGGTGCTGGGATGCGCCGGTCTGGCCGCCGTCGCCGCCTGGACGGTCCCGTCGTTCTGGAAGGGTGCCGGTCTGGCCAAACTCCAGTTGTGGGCACCGGACATCGGCCACGCCATCGGTGCGGTCGTCGCCCTGTCGGCGGTACTCGCGCTGACCCGGCTGGGCCTGGGCGTCCACGCGCTGATCACCGCGCGTCCCGGCTCGGATCCGCGGGTGCCAATCGGCCGGAACCGGCCGACGGCCCGTTAA